A genome region from Pseudomonas sp. N3-W includes the following:
- a CDS encoding SelT/SelW/SelH family protein, with product MSMHKPEIVITYCTQCQWLLRAAWLAQELLSTFGDDLGKVSLVPGTGGVFHIFCDEVQIWERKADGGFPEAKVLKQRVRDQIDPDRDLGHNDRTQ from the coding sequence ATGTCCATGCATAAACCGGAAATCGTCATCACCTATTGCACGCAATGCCAGTGGCTGTTGCGCGCCGCCTGGCTGGCTCAGGAGCTGCTCAGCACCTTTGGCGATGATTTGGGCAAAGTCTCGCTGGTGCCCGGCACCGGTGGAGTCTTCCATATTTTTTGTGACGAGGTGCAAATCTGGGAGCGAAAGGCCGATGGCGGTTTCCCCGAGGCCAAGGTATTGAAGCAGCGGGTCCGGGATCAGATCGACCCGGACCGCGACTTGGGGCACAACGACCGCACTCAGTGA
- a CDS encoding TrkH family potassium uptake protein, translating to MALPTLRIIGFIIGIFLITLAIAMVVPMATLVVFERTSDLPSFLWASMITFVAGLALVIPGRPEHIHLRPRDMYLLTVSSWLVVCIFAALPFLLTQHISYTDSFFESMSGITATGSTVLSGLDTMSPGILIWRSLLHWLGGIGFIGMAVAILPLLRIGGMRLFQTESSDRSEKVMPRSHMVARLIVAAYVGITILGSLAFWWAGMNLFDAINHAMSAISTGGFSTSDESLAHWKQPAVHWVAVVVMILGSLPFTLYVATLRGNRRALIKDQQVQGLLGMLLVTWLVLGTWYWWTTDLHWFEALRHVAVNVTSVVTTTGFALGDYSIWGNFSLMLFFYLGFVGGCSGSTAGGIKIFRFQVAYILLKANLNQLIHPRAVIKQKYNGHRLDEEIVRSILTFSFFFAITICVIALMLSLLGLDWMTALTGAASTVSGVGPGLGETIGPAGNFSTLPDAAKWILSFGMLLGRLEIITVFVLCIPAFWRH from the coding sequence ATGGCGTTGCCGACCTTACGGATCATTGGTTTCATCATCGGCATCTTCCTGATTACCCTGGCCATCGCCATGGTCGTGCCCATGGCCACGCTGGTGGTTTTCGAGCGCACCAGCGACCTGCCGTCGTTCCTCTGGGCCAGCATGATTACCTTTGTCGCCGGGCTCGCGCTAGTGATTCCCGGTCGGCCCGAGCACATTCACCTGCGCCCGCGAGACATGTACCTGCTGACGGTCAGCAGCTGGCTGGTGGTGTGCATCTTCGCCGCGCTGCCGTTCCTGCTGACCCAGCACATCAGTTACACCGACTCGTTTTTCGAAAGCATGTCCGGCATCACCGCCACCGGCTCCACCGTACTCAGCGGCCTGGACACCATGTCCCCGGGCATCCTGATATGGCGCTCACTGCTGCACTGGTTGGGCGGCATCGGCTTTATCGGCATGGCGGTGGCGATTTTGCCCTTGCTGCGCATCGGCGGCATGCGCCTGTTCCAGACCGAGTCCTCGGACCGCTCGGAAAAAGTCATGCCCCGCTCCCACATGGTGGCGCGCTTGATCGTGGCCGCCTATGTCGGCATCACCATTCTCGGCAGCCTGGCGTTCTGGTGGGCCGGGATGAATCTGTTCGATGCGATCAACCATGCGATGTCGGCGATCTCCACCGGCGGTTTTTCGACCTCCGACGAATCCCTGGCCCACTGGAAACAACCGGCGGTGCACTGGGTCGCCGTGGTGGTAATGATCCTCGGCAGCCTGCCGTTCACCCTGTACGTGGCCACCCTGCGCGGCAACCGTCGTGCGCTGATCAAGGATCAGCAGGTTCAGGGCCTGCTCGGCATGTTGCTGGTGACGTGGCTGGTGCTGGGCACCTGGTATTGGTGGACCACCGACCTGCACTGGTTCGAGGCATTGCGGCATGTGGCGGTGAACGTGACTTCGGTGGTGACCACCACCGGGTTTGCACTAGGGGACTACAGCATCTGGGGCAACTTCTCGCTGATGCTGTTCTTTTATCTGGGCTTTGTGGGGGGATGTTCCGGCTCGACCGCTGGCGGCATCAAGATTTTCCGCTTCCAGGTCGCCTACATCCTGCTCAAGGCCAACCTTAACCAGTTGATCCACCCCCGTGCAGTGATCAAGCAGAAGTACAACGGCCACCGCCTCGACGAAGAGATCGTGCGTTCGATCCTGACGTTTTCGTTTTTCTTCGCCATCACCATCTGTGTGATTGCGCTGATGCTGTCGCTACTGGGGCTGGACTGGATGACGGCGCTGACCGGCGCAGCCAGTACCGTGTCCGGCGTTGGTCCGGGCCTGGGTGAAACCATCGGCCCGGCGGGCAACTTCTCGACGCTGCCGGACGCGGCCAAGTGGATTCTCTCGTTCGGCATGCTGCTGGGCCGACTGGAAATCATTACCGTGTTTGTTCTGTGTATTCCGGCGTTCTGGCGCCATTGA
- a CDS encoding NAD(P)H nitroreductase: MQALDVLLNRVSVPRLLDPAPTAEQRQALFAAAMRAPDHGHLQPWRFLTVEGAAREQMGELLAEAAKLQDSDVAEAALGKARNGPLRAPLVVVVIARLQDHVKYPKSEQLLAAGCAAHGILLAAYAQGIGAVWRTGELAYSAHVAKGLGLAEGEEVIAFLYLGTPLKEPRVAEKVDLAEFVSAWPGKA; encoded by the coding sequence ATGCAGGCTCTCGACGTTTTGCTCAACCGTGTTTCCGTTCCGCGGCTGCTGGACCCGGCGCCGACTGCCGAGCAACGGCAAGCCCTGTTTGCCGCCGCGATGCGCGCACCGGATCATGGCCATTTGCAGCCGTGGCGTTTCCTGACCGTTGAAGGCGCGGCGCGCGAGCAAATGGGCGAGCTGCTGGCCGAAGCGGCAAAGCTGCAAGACAGCGACGTGGCCGAGGCGGCGCTGGGCAAGGCGCGGAACGGCCCGTTGCGAGCGCCGCTGGTGGTCGTGGTAATCGCCAGGTTGCAGGATCACGTCAAGTATCCGAAGTCCGAGCAGTTGCTGGCAGCGGGTTGCGCGGCTCACGGGATTTTGCTGGCGGCTTATGCACAGGGTATTGGCGCGGTGTGGCGTACGGGTGAGCTGGCTTATTCGGCGCATGTGGCCAAAGGTTTGGGGCTTGCGGAAGGGGAAGAGGTGATTGCGTTCCTTTATCTCGGCACGCCGCTGAAAGAGCCACGGGTTGCAGAGAAAGTCGACCTCGCCGAGTTCGTCAGCGCCTGGCCCGGTAAAGCCTGA
- a CDS encoding DMT family transporter translates to MTPRTALGALHIGALMFGLTGVFGKLAAASPAVIVFGRAAFAVLALAFFTRFASNTRWQKLEAVDWRRLLLSGLLLAGHWVSFFIAVKVAGVAIATLGFASFPAFTVILEGLIFRERIRANEILLVVLVSIGLVLVTPAFDLASGATIGLLWAVGSGLLFALLSLTNRASSARIAPVQAALCQNVVVALCLLPVAAPQLSEVRALDWLWIGLLGVFCTGLAHSLFVASLAVIKARTAAVVFALEPVYGITVAWLLFNENPTPRMLIGGVLIIVAIVVSSWLSGGVSKKTVAAEAASH, encoded by the coding sequence ATGACTCCCCGTACCGCCCTTGGCGCCCTGCATATCGGCGCACTGATGTTTGGCCTGACCGGCGTGTTCGGCAAACTCGCCGCCGCTTCGCCCGCCGTTATCGTTTTCGGCCGGGCTGCATTCGCGGTGCTGGCCCTGGCGTTTTTCACCCGCTTCGCCAGCAACACCCGCTGGCAAAAACTTGAGGCCGTGGACTGGCGCCGCCTGCTGCTCAGCGGCTTGCTGCTGGCCGGGCACTGGGTGAGTTTCTTCATTGCGGTCAAGGTTGCGGGTGTGGCGATTGCGACCCTGGGGTTCGCCAGTTTCCCGGCATTCACCGTGATCCTCGAAGGGCTGATCTTCCGCGAACGTATTCGCGCCAATGAAATCCTGCTGGTGGTGCTGGTCAGCATCGGTCTGGTGCTGGTCACCCCGGCGTTCGATCTGGCCAGTGGTGCAACCATTGGCCTGCTGTGGGCCGTGGGCTCCGGGTTGCTGTTTGCGCTGTTATCGCTGACGAACCGCGCCAGCTCCGCACGCATCGCGCCGGTGCAGGCCGCGTTGTGTCAGAACGTGGTGGTGGCGCTGTGCCTGCTGCCGGTGGCGGCGCCACAGCTAAGTGAAGTACGCGCCCTCGACTGGCTGTGGATCGGCCTGCTCGGCGTGTTCTGCACCGGCCTGGCTCATAGCCTCTTCGTCGCCAGCCTGGCGGTGATCAAGGCCAGGACAGCCGCCGTGGTGTTTGCCCTGGAACCGGTTTACGGCATCACCGTTGCCTGGTTGCTGTTCAATGAAAATCCGACGCCGCGCATGTTGATCGGCGGCGTGTTGATCATCGTCGCCATCGTCGTTTCCAGTTGGCTATCGGGCGGCGTCAGCAAGAAGACCGTGGCCGCCGAGGCCGCGTCTCACTGA
- a CDS encoding AraC family transcriptional regulator: protein MRPILTLRQYSNDLIVHSHDHAQLVFGLSGALDFEVDGRGSQVVQQSFVVVPSGFHHACGSANGSRCLVLDVPSDQWVSESLGEHADASRRLLDTAGRLPLDAGQSQLVSWLAGSQVDDPLIARQGAVLLLASLNNIKPDLIGGRRLPYAALNAHIDQYAAYPLQVADLARLAGLSSARLHARFVAECGQTPMDYIRSRRLHIAVNLLRESALPIGEIASRVGYGSQSAFAAAVLREFGSTPGELRRAVNA from the coding sequence ATGAGACCGATCCTCACGCTGCGCCAATACAGCAACGACCTGATCGTCCACAGCCATGACCACGCCCAACTGGTGTTCGGGCTCTCGGGCGCGCTGGATTTCGAGGTCGATGGTCGTGGCAGTCAGGTGGTGCAGCAGAGTTTTGTCGTGGTGCCCTCGGGTTTTCACCATGCTTGTGGCAGCGCCAACGGCAGTCGCTGCCTGGTGCTGGACGTGCCGAGTGACCAGTGGGTGAGCGAGTCGCTTGGCGAACACGCCGATGCCAGTCGGCGCTTGCTCGATACGGCTGGCCGGTTGCCGCTGGACGCCGGGCAGAGTCAGCTGGTCAGTTGGCTGGCGGGCAGTCAGGTCGATGACCCACTGATTGCCCGGCAAGGTGCGGTGTTGTTGTTGGCCAGCCTCAACAACATCAAGCCTGACCTCATCGGTGGACGGCGCCTGCCGTACGCGGCACTGAATGCGCACATCGATCAATACGCCGCCTACCCGCTGCAAGTGGCGGATCTGGCGCGCCTCGCCGGCCTGTCCAGCGCCCGCTTGCACGCACGGTTTGTGGCCGAGTGCGGGCAGACGCCGATGGACTATATTCGCAGCCGCCGATTGCACATCGCGGTGAATTTGTTGCGTGAATCGGCACTGCCCATCGGCGAGATCGCCAGTCGGGTCGGTTATGGCTCGCAGAGTGCGTTTGCGGCGGCGGTGTTGCGCGAGTTTGGTTCGACGCCTGGCGAATTGCGGCGCGCAGTCAATGCCTGA
- a CDS encoding DUF962 domain-containing protein, producing the protein MENIKRFNSFAEFYPYYLSEHSNSTCRRLHFIGTTLVIFILAMTVGRGAWLLLVALPLAGYSFAWVGHFFFEKNRPATFQHPLYSLLGDFVMYRDMILGRVPF; encoded by the coding sequence GTGGAAAACATCAAGCGTTTCAACAGCTTCGCCGAGTTCTACCCGTATTACCTCAGTGAACACAGCAACAGCACCTGCCGTCGCCTGCATTTTATTGGCACCACACTCGTGATCTTTATTTTGGCAATGACCGTTGGCAGAGGCGCATGGCTGCTTCTGGTGGCCCTGCCGCTGGCCGGTTACAGCTTCGCCTGGGTCGGGCATTTCTTCTTCGAGAAGAATCGCCCGGCCACTTTTCAGCATCCACTTTATAGCCTGCTCGGCGATTTCGTCATGTACCGCGACATGATTCTGGGCCGCGTGCCGTTCTAG
- a CDS encoding AraC family transcriptional regulator, with product MSERTTSASWAMGIVKALEMDGLDCRVLFKQLGLDYAALDDPDARFPQDSMTRLWQRAVELSGNPAIGLNMGKVVRPASFHVAGYALMSSQTLAEGFQRLVRYQRIIAESADLSFRLLDEGYALILTVHGDHLPPTRQSAEASLACALALCGWLTGRTLQPRKVLFQGDEPADLQPYKLAFHAPLVFNAPYDALMFERADMEAPLPTANEAMALLHDRFAGEYLARFSESRVTHKARQVLCRLLPQGEPKRDTVAQTLHLSQRTLQRRLQEEGTSFQTLLDDTRRELAEQYLAQPNMTLLEIAYLLGFADPSNFFRAFRRWFDTTPGEYRVRLLQAPALINGARTPEYTEQTR from the coding sequence ATGAGCGAACGAACGACTTCTGCAAGCTGGGCGATGGGGATTGTCAAAGCACTGGAAATGGACGGCCTGGATTGCCGGGTTCTGTTCAAGCAACTGGGGCTCGACTACGCGGCGCTGGATGATCCGGATGCGCGCTTCCCGCAAGACTCAATGACGCGACTGTGGCAGCGTGCGGTCGAGCTGTCCGGCAACCCGGCCATCGGTCTGAACATGGGCAAGGTGGTTCGACCGGCGTCGTTCCATGTGGCGGGTTATGCCTTGATGTCCAGCCAGACCCTGGCCGAGGGTTTTCAGCGACTGGTGCGCTATCAGCGGATCATCGCTGAAAGTGCCGACCTGAGTTTTCGCCTGCTGGACGAAGGCTATGCGCTGATTCTGACCGTGCATGGCGATCACCTTCCGCCGACCCGGCAAAGTGCCGAGGCGTCACTCGCTTGTGCCCTGGCCCTGTGCGGCTGGTTGACCGGACGGACGCTGCAACCGCGCAAGGTGCTGTTTCAGGGTGATGAACCGGCGGATTTGCAACCTTATAAACTGGCCTTCCATGCGCCGCTGGTGTTCAACGCACCCTATGACGCGCTGATGTTCGAACGCGCCGATATGGAGGCGCCACTGCCCACCGCCAATGAGGCCATGGCGTTGCTGCATGACCGGTTTGCCGGGGAATACCTGGCGCGATTCTCGGAAAGCCGGGTCACCCACAAGGCCCGGCAGGTGCTCTGCCGTTTGCTGCCCCAGGGCGAGCCCAAGCGCGATACCGTGGCGCAGACCCTGCACCTGTCGCAACGCACCCTGCAACGGCGGTTGCAGGAAGAGGGCACCAGTTTTCAAACGTTGCTTGATGACACTCGCCGGGAGCTGGCCGAGCAGTACCTGGCGCAGCCGAACATGACTTTGCTGGAAATCGCCTACCTGTTGGGATTTGCTGACCCGAGTAACTTCTTCCGCGCTTTCCGCCGCTGGTTCGACACCACTCCCGGCGAATATCGGGTGCGACTTCTACAGGCGCCAGCGCTGATCAATGGCGCCAGAACGCCGGAATACACAGAACAAACACGGTAA
- a CDS encoding patatin-like phospholipase family protein has product MRRLLSCLLLCLFPLIVYATDAPRPKIGLVLSGGAARGLAHIGVLKALEEQGIKIDAIAGTSMGAVVGGLYASGYKIDELEKLALNIDWQQALSDAPPREDVPFRRKQDDRDFLVKQKLSFRDDGSLGLPLGVIQGQNLALLLESLLAHASDTRDFDKLPIPFRAVATDIASGEKVVFRKGHLPQVIRASMSIPAVFAPVELDGRLLVDGGMTDNIPLDVAREMGVDVAIVVDIGTPLRSRKQLTTVIDVLNQSITLMTRRNSEEQLAALHKDDVLIQPSLASFSATDFGRAQEMIDAGYRATKILEARLARLKPTRAQDEELTAARAPSQRTPIITAIKVENNSKVGDDVIRYYIRQNVGEPLDLGRLQTDMGTLYGLDYFEQVQYRVVHKGENHTLVITARGKRSGTDYLRVGLNLSDDMRGDSAFNLGASYRVNGINHLGAEWLTRAQIGDKQELYSEFYQPLDVGSRYFIAPYASFEAQNVESILDNDPIAQYRVERYGFGLNVGRQIGNSGEIRFGVGEAWGKADVRIGDQNLPSESFNEGFYQLKYSFDSLDNVYFPHTGEDIGLALREFEPGLGSDTRYRQWEFKLDKALSSGPNTFILGGRYGRTLDNANVVTSSFLLGGARQLSGFREDAISGQNISLMRGVYYRRLTPRSYLPLDFPLYIGGSLERGRAWNNDNEFDSGYINAASVFIGFDTPLGPLNFSYGFNDADEQAVYLNLGQTF; this is encoded by the coding sequence ATGCGCCGTTTGTTGTCCTGTCTGCTGCTTTGCCTCTTTCCCTTGATCGTATACGCCACCGATGCGCCCCGGCCGAAAATCGGCCTGGTGCTGTCCGGTGGCGCCGCCCGCGGCCTGGCACACATCGGCGTACTCAAGGCCCTCGAAGAACAAGGCATCAAGATCGATGCGATTGCCGGTACCAGCATGGGCGCGGTGGTTGGCGGCCTGTACGCCTCTGGCTACAAGATCGATGAGCTGGAAAAACTCGCACTCAACATCGACTGGCAGCAGGCGTTGTCCGATGCTCCGCCCCGCGAAGACGTGCCGTTCCGGCGCAAGCAGGATGACCGGGATTTCCTGGTGAAACAGAAACTCAGCTTCCGCGATGACGGCAGCCTGGGCCTGCCGCTGGGGGTGATTCAGGGGCAGAACCTGGCGCTGCTGCTGGAAAGCCTGCTCGCCCACGCCAGTGACACCCGCGATTTCGACAAACTGCCGATACCGTTCCGCGCCGTGGCCACCGACATCGCCAGTGGCGAAAAAGTGGTGTTTCGCAAAGGCCATCTGCCTCAGGTGATCCGCGCCAGCATGTCGATCCCGGCGGTGTTCGCTCCGGTCGAACTGGACGGCCGCCTGCTGGTGGACGGCGGCATGACCGACAACATCCCGCTGGACGTGGCACGGGAGATGGGCGTCGATGTCGCCATCGTGGTCGATATCGGCACCCCGCTGCGCAGCCGCAAACAGCTGACTACCGTGATTGATGTGTTGAACCAGTCCATCACCCTGATGACCCGGCGCAATTCCGAAGAACAACTGGCAGCACTGCACAAGGACGATGTGCTGATCCAGCCATCGCTGGCAAGCTTCAGCGCGACCGACTTCGGGCGGGCGCAGGAAATGATCGATGCCGGCTACCGTGCCACAAAGATTCTCGAAGCACGTCTGGCACGCCTCAAGCCCACGCGTGCGCAAGACGAAGAACTGACGGCCGCACGGGCGCCGAGCCAGCGCACACCGATCATTACCGCAATCAAGGTGGAGAACAATTCGAAAGTCGGCGACGACGTGATCCGCTACTACATCCGGCAAAACGTCGGCGAACCGCTGGACCTCGGTCGCCTGCAGACCGACATGGGCACCTTGTACGGCCTGGATTACTTTGAGCAGGTGCAATATCGCGTCGTACACAAAGGCGAGAATCACACCCTGGTCATCACCGCTCGTGGCAAGCGCAGCGGCACCGACTACTTGCGGGTGGGGCTGAATCTCTCGGACGACATGCGTGGCGACAGCGCCTTCAACCTCGGCGCCAGTTACCGGGTGAACGGCATCAACCACCTTGGCGCCGAATGGCTGACTCGGGCGCAAATCGGCGACAAGCAAGAGCTGTATAGCGAGTTTTATCAGCCGCTTGACGTTGGATCACGCTATTTCATCGCGCCTTATGCCTCGTTTGAAGCACAAAACGTCGAGTCGATTCTGGACAACGACCCCATCGCCCAGTACCGCGTCGAACGTTACGGGTTCGGACTCAACGTGGGCCGGCAGATCGGTAACAGCGGCGAGATCCGCTTTGGCGTCGGCGAAGCCTGGGGCAAGGCCGACGTGCGCATCGGCGATCAGAACCTGCCCAGCGAGAGCTTCAACGAGGGCTTCTATCAGCTCAAATATTCGTTCGACTCACTGGATAACGTGTATTTCCCGCATACCGGCGAAGACATCGGTCTGGCCTTGCGCGAGTTCGAACCAGGGCTGGGCTCGGACACTCGTTACCGACAGTGGGAGTTCAAACTGGACAAGGCGCTGAGCAGCGGCCCGAACACGTTCATTCTCGGCGGACGCTACGGCCGCACCCTGGACAATGCCAATGTGGTGACCTCCAGCTTCCTGTTGGGCGGTGCGCGGCAGTTGTCGGGCTTTCGCGAGGATGCGATTTCCGGACAGAACATCAGCCTGATGCGCGGCGTCTACTACCGCCGCCTGACGCCGCGCTCCTACCTGCCACTGGACTTTCCGCTGTACATCGGCGGCTCTCTTGAGCGAGGCCGGGCGTGGAACAACGACAATGAATTCGACAGCGGCTACATCAATGCCGCCAGCGTGTTCATCGGCTTCGACACGCCGCTGGGGCCGCTGAACTTCAGCTATGGCTTTAACGATGCGGACGAGCAGGCGGTTTATCTGAATCTGGGGCAGACGTTCTAG
- a CDS encoding FimV/HubP family polar landmark protein produces MLESWQVVLRCCTRWLLVGGAFTYSALAPALGLGDITPHSALNQPFSADIALVDAAGLGEGDLSVSLASADEFSRAGVERLFFLNNLKFTPILRGNRQMIRVTSSKPVTEPFLNFLVQLNQPNGRLLREYTVLIDPPGSPGIVPATDEPTARSDLSPFPAVEPATASSPNPQGKRDASAPAANAAPSATAAVNDEVAEQLAASVLQNQQLQKTIDDLNARLLARDAQIADGKKQVGELQTRLAELQQPPAAPVVVAPAPIVVEPQESSNWLLITGLLALALLVLGWLFVRWRQQGLAPSETPPVSASRHEPVLDQPPAPPGVVRSIPLQRDDSPAGDVLEGVGIYLAYGRFSEAAGLLREALTKEPQRTDLALQLLDVLGKQGDVSAYEAQENSLRVAGFDPQQLHDIRNRYPKMESAAPVAAVPPVIVASAETPTSGTDEFQLNLDELSMDSSWDLVSPTQETASTPKPVFTSSLHVLPEASDEPDLEWLDDPQAPMLDDAFLDEFSEPNQPLAPEPHKPDNAGKLEQAQTCIDDGDLDSAIELLNQLLKEGDEPLKQTARNLLAGIR; encoded by the coding sequence ATGCTCGAGAGTTGGCAGGTGGTTTTACGGTGTTGCACCCGGTGGCTGCTGGTCGGTGGTGCCTTCACCTACTCGGCATTGGCGCCTGCCCTGGGCCTGGGTGATATCACCCCGCACTCGGCGTTGAACCAGCCGTTCAGCGCCGATATTGCGCTGGTGGATGCCGCGGGTCTGGGGGAGGGCGACCTGTCGGTCAGTCTGGCGTCGGCCGATGAGTTCAGTCGTGCGGGTGTCGAGCGGCTGTTCTTTCTCAATAATCTCAAGTTCACCCCGATCCTGCGCGGCAACCGCCAGATGATCCGGGTGACCTCCAGTAAACCGGTCACCGAACCCTTTCTGAATTTCCTGGTGCAGCTCAATCAGCCGAACGGGCGTTTGTTGCGCGAGTACACGGTGCTGATCGATCCGCCGGGCTCGCCGGGGATTGTGCCTGCCACCGACGAACCGACAGCGCGTTCCGATCTATCGCCGTTCCCGGCGGTTGAGCCCGCGACAGCGTCATCACCCAATCCTCAAGGCAAGCGCGACGCTTCCGCGCCCGCGGCGAATGCCGCACCGTCGGCTACCGCTGCGGTCAATGACGAGGTGGCTGAGCAACTGGCCGCCAGCGTTCTGCAAAACCAGCAATTGCAAAAAACTATCGATGATTTGAATGCCCGGCTGTTGGCCCGGGACGCACAGATTGCCGACGGCAAAAAGCAGGTTGGCGAACTGCAAACCCGTCTTGCCGAACTCCAGCAGCCACCTGCCGCACCGGTTGTCGTGGCGCCGGCTCCGATCGTGGTCGAGCCGCAGGAGAGCAGCAACTGGCTGTTGATCACGGGCCTGTTGGCGCTGGCGTTACTGGTCCTGGGGTGGCTGTTCGTGCGCTGGCGTCAGCAGGGGCTCGCTCCATCCGAAACGCCGCCGGTGTCGGCGTCGCGACATGAGCCGGTGCTTGATCAACCTCCCGCGCCGCCCGGCGTGGTGCGATCCATCCCGCTGCAGCGTGATGATTCACCTGCCGGTGATGTGCTGGAAGGCGTGGGCATTTATCTGGCTTACGGCCGGTTTTCCGAAGCGGCCGGTCTGCTGCGCGAGGCGTTGACCAAGGAGCCACAACGCACCGATCTGGCCCTTCAACTGTTGGACGTGCTGGGCAAGCAGGGCGATGTGTCGGCGTATGAGGCGCAGGAAAACAGTCTGCGGGTGGCCGGGTTCGATCCGCAGCAGCTTCATGACATTCGAAATCGTTACCCGAAGATGGAAAGCGCGGCGCCGGTGGCAGCCGTTCCTCCCGTAATCGTTGCGTCTGCCGAGACGCCGACATCAGGGACCGATGAGTTCCAGTTGAATCTGGACGAATTGTCCATGGATTCCAGCTGGGACTTGGTCAGCCCCACCCAGGAAACGGCCTCGACCCCGAAGCCGGTATTCACCTCGAGTTTGCATGTGTTACCCGAGGCGTCCGACGAGCCCGATCTGGAGTGGCTTGATGACCCTCAGGCCCCAATGCTGGATGACGCTTTTCTCGATGAGTTCAGCGAGCCGAATCAGCCTCTGGCGCCGGAGCCTCATAAGCCAGACAACGCCGGCAAACTGGAACAGGCCCAGACCTGCATCGATGATGGTGATCTGGACAGCGCCATCGAACTGCTCAACCAGTTGCTCAAGGAAGGCGACGAACCGCTCAAGCAAACGGCCCGCAATTTACTGGCCGGAATCCGATAG
- a CDS encoding HD domain-containing protein — protein sequence MNANARFTHMQDGTQEDWAIIAADFSAYARQLPTRIAAHLKLLEGDFGGFPVDRLTHSLQTATRAFHDGRDEEYVVCALLHDIGDTLGSYNHPDIAAAILKPFVSAENLWMVEKHGVFQGYYFFHHLGMDRHLREQFSGHPQYQATIEFCAKYDAAAFDPAYEHLPLSFFEPMMERLFARPKNSIYKAAMEQHAPA from the coding sequence ATGAACGCCAACGCCCGTTTCACCCACATGCAGGACGGCACGCAGGAAGACTGGGCGATCATCGCCGCCGACTTCAGTGCTTACGCCAGACAATTGCCGACACGGATCGCGGCGCACCTGAAGCTGCTGGAGGGAGATTTTGGCGGCTTCCCGGTAGACCGTCTGACCCATTCCCTGCAAACCGCCACTCGTGCCTTTCACGATGGCCGCGACGAGGAATACGTGGTCTGCGCCCTGCTCCATGACATCGGCGACACCCTGGGCTCCTATAACCATCCGGATATTGCTGCGGCGATTCTCAAGCCCTTCGTCAGCGCCGAGAATCTGTGGATGGTGGAAAAACACGGGGTCTTTCAGGGGTATTACTTCTTTCATCACCTGGGCATGGACCGGCACTTGCGCGAACAATTCAGCGGGCATCCGCAGTACCAGGCGACCATCGAGTTTTGTGCGAAATATGATGCGGCGGCGTTTGATCCGGCTTATGAGCATCTGCCGCTGAGTTTCTTCGAGCCGATGATGGAACGGCTGTTTGCCCGGCCGAAGAACTCGATCTACAAGGCGGCAATGGAACAACACGCGCCAGCCTGA
- a CDS encoding UDP-2,3-diacylglucosamine diphosphatase, with protein sequence MTSAELAKPSRKQRVRTLWISDVHLGTRDCQAEHLSQFLKGYHADKIYLVGDIIDGWKLRGGMYWPQAHTNVIRRLLTMSKRGTEVIYVTGNHDEFLRRYSKLILGNIQLVDEAVHVTADGRHLLVIHGDQFDVITRYHRWLAFLGDSAYEFTLTLNRWLNHWRARYGYGYWSLSAYLKHKVKTAVSFISDFEEAIAHECVKRGLHGVVCGHIHHAEIRKVGEVDYLNCGDWVESCTALIEHWDGSIELYRLADAQAREAELKAVKVVEPA encoded by the coding sequence ATGACCAGCGCCGAGCTCGCCAAACCCAGTCGTAAGCAACGTGTGCGGACCTTGTGGATTTCTGATGTGCATCTGGGCACGCGGGATTGTCAGGCCGAACACCTGTCGCAGTTTCTCAAGGGGTATCACGCTGACAAGATCTACCTGGTGGGCGACATCATCGACGGCTGGAAGCTGCGCGGCGGCATGTACTGGCCCCAGGCGCACACCAACGTGATCCGCCGTTTGCTGACCATGAGCAAACGCGGCACCGAGGTGATTTATGTCACCGGCAACCACGACGAATTCCTGCGCCGCTATTCGAAACTGATTCTGGGCAATATCCAGTTGGTGGACGAAGCCGTGCACGTAACCGCCGATGGACGACACCTGCTGGTGATCCACGGCGACCAGTTCGACGTGATCACCCGGTACCACCGTTGGCTGGCGTTTCTCGGTGACTCGGCCTACGAATTCACCCTGACTCTCAACCGCTGGCTCAACCACTGGCGCGCTCGTTATGGCTACGGCTACTGGTCGCTGTCGGCCTACCTCAAGCACAAGGTGAAAACTGCCGTCAGTTTCATCAGCGATTTCGAAGAAGCCATTGCCCATGAGTGCGTCAAACGCGGGTTGCACGGCGTGGTGTGCGGGCACATTCACCATGCCGAGATTCGCAAGGTGGGCGAAGTGGACTACCTCAACTGTGGCGATTGGGTGGAATCATGCACGGCGCTGATCGAGCATTGGGACGGGTCGATCGAGTTGTATCGACTGGCCGATGCTCAGGCGCGGGAGGCTGAGTTGAAGGCGGTGAAGGTCGTTGAGCCTGCATAA